Sequence from the Symbiopectobacterium purcellii genome:
CGGTGCCACCGCCCGTTTTACCGGAGACATCCACCGTGGCTCCTGCCAGAGCAATCGAATCGCCGGTAATGTTCACCTTACCGCCATTGCCCTGCGCCGACGTGGCGGTCACGGTGCCTGATACGGTAACGTTGCCACCTTCGCCGCCGCCAATGGTGATCGCGCCGTTTTGGCCGCCCACGCTGTTAGCCTCAACAACGCCGGAGAGGTTGATGGCGTTGCGGACGGCATTGCGTGCGGTTGCCGCCGTCAGCTGATACGGTCCCGTTATTCTGAATTAACGCCTCTTTCACACCGGAGGTGCTCGGTACGGCAACTTGAAGGAAACCATCGCCAGAGAGATCGAGCGTGGCTTTCTCGGCGGCTCCCAAGCCCACTTTGCCTACCGGTACATTGATAAGTCCGTCATTTTTTACGCTGCCACCCATCAAGGCCGCATATCCGCCGCGCCCTACGCTGATGATCCCGGCATTACTCACCTCTGCTGAGTTTCCATTTCCGGTAAACTGGCGTTTTCCTTTAAGGAAATCTTCATCTTTGATGTCCAGCGTTGAGGCGACAAATCCACCGCCCACTTTTACTGAACCGGAGGAGGTGATCGCAATACCGTTCGGGTTGATCAGATAAACTTGCCCGTTCCCTGTTACCGTGCCCGCGATCGAGGAGCGCGTGGAGCCGGTTACCCGATTGAGGATCGCCGAGGAACTGCTCGGTTGGATAAAATTAACGGATTGGCCCTGACCGACAGAAAAACTGTTCCAGTTAACAATGGCAGTATTGGATTGCTGAGTTACCGTCATCGCATTGCCGTTGCCGCCAATAGACACGTTACCCGCTGCGACCGTGGCACCGCCAGGCAACGTTGCACCCAACGTTGGGGCGGTGATAGCGGCGCTTACCACGAGTGCGATGATGCGTTTATTAAACCTGGTGTTAATTTTGCTGTGCTGTGCATAACAAGATGTTACTAAAAAAGGCGATGTCATTAGCATGTTTCCTAAAAATAGTGATAGTTGTAAATTTCTTTTCCTTATTATCACACTCTAATTTTACGGTAAATTTACATTTTCACTCAATGGGTTATAAAGTGAGTAGGTGAGCGTTGTGTAAGGATTAAATGCTGATTCGGTGTGCTATTTGTTGTTTTAAATGGTGAGTTTCATCACAATGCGGAGTGTTTTTTGCTAATTTAGTTTCTTAAAAAAAGGATACGACTTAAACGGTGTTTTTTTCAGCGTTTTTTGCGCTGAATTAAGACGTTTCTCTCTGTTTTTTGTGCGCGCGCGACGTGTTGTTTTTCAAGGGTTGACAACTGTCTTTTCTTTTCAATAGAATAGAGAAAGATTTCAGATCTTGTCCTCGCATCATCTCTGATTGATAGCTTGCTTTTTCACGGTTGGCGGCGTACTATTTGCCACGTTTTCGGACGCGGGGTGGAGCAGCCTGGTAGCTCGTCGGGCTCATAACCCGAAGGTCGTCGGTTCAAATCCGGCCCCCGCAACCAAATCACTTCTTTCGCTTAAGTTTTTTTTCAAATGAACTGTGAGTGGCGGTTATGACACCCACAGCGGTTTTTTGAAAAAATCCTTGCGAGAAGTAATACCGCAGCCTGTTGC
This genomic interval carries:
- a CDS encoding two-partner secretion domain-containing protein, coding for MTSPFLVTSCYAQHSKINTRFNKRIIALVVSAAITAPTLGATLPGGATVAAGNVSIGGNGNAMTVTQQSNTAIVNWNSFSVGQGQSVNFIQPSSSSAILNRVTGSTRSSIAGTVTGNGQVYLINPNGIAITSSGSVKVGGGFVASTLDIKDEDFLKGKRQFTGNGNSAEVSNAGIISVGRGGYAALMGGSVKNDGLINVPVGKVGLGAAEKATLDLSGDGFLQVAVPSTSGVKEALIQNNGTVSADGGNRTQCRPQRHQPLRRC